CCAAATCATCTAAAAACATACCAATTTGCGTAAATGCCATTTTCAGAACAAATTTTTGTCACTTTTTTGCGTGTGCACATTTTTCTAATATTTATgcgcagtttttttttgtgatttccccttttgttcatcaatttgCATGCACATGTTCAAAGCAAAGCGTAACGgagcaaaaatatatacataaataagtaatttttatattccatCAAGCCAGAAGCTCCGAAAAAGGGAGTTTACAaggatacatatgtatgtatgtatatgaatggggaaaatatttataaaaattcccttttgtttatttataatcaGTTTGTGCAACAGAGCGGTGGCGGTGCCCTTCCATTTTCCGCAACCCTGCCCATGGACCGCGGGCTAGGTGGCCCCTCTCCCTGCCACCTCACAGCCATTTTCTATTGCATACCGCTAGGCGCAAGGTTGCTAGGAGCCAGCAGCTGCAAAATTGTGAGTGTGTGCCTCATTTGGTATGCATAAACGcatttttatgtaaattgaaaaatattttgccagcGTAAAAAAATGAACGGGGATATTGCTTCCACTTTCCCCACGAACGATTCTTTTTCGCTTACGGCTTGTTGCATGTTAAAGTAATTGTTGCCCTCCATTGACCATGGCGAGGCTATTGTGCTGGAATCGGATTTCATAtcggtctatatatgtattgCTAATCATCAGGCCACATAACCTACCCATAAAGCCGCACATTAAATCTGATTACTTGAGTCGTCGATATGGACACGCGATCACTATTTTGACCAATTTGCATGTGCaagaattgaatttaattgtGTGCGATACAGAAGATGGCAGTCAGGAAAGCATCTACacttaagaaaatatttgtacTTTCTTAAGtctaccaaaaaaatacaattaagTTGCTTGTCGGTTACATAACTTCAAtgagtttaattttttaacatcataatttttaagaatttttgctattatttttttttcatgtaTCTCATCGTTGGCAACCATCTGAAACTGAAATGAAGATGCCAACTAAGTTATCAATGGCTTGTTTTTTCAGCCCCagccatcaacatcaacatccGTGTGTATATGCATTGCCACACAGgaaaattgcatttgcatACGGGCGGGCACATTACCTATGACGTTATGACGTGCCAGAGGCATCTAAGCCGGGCCATAACGTAATCCAACGATTCCCCAGCAGAGCTGCCCCCAACCCGATATCGGATAACCATGGATAACCATAAAGAAATTACGGCGGCGATAGTTGTTGCCAGCTAGCTAGCTAGCGCCATCGATAATTCAATTTTGTGCATTATTTTGGTGCTTCTCGATGATGCCTTGCCATTATATGCTAAACAAATGTATCCCGGGGCCAGGATATATGCACATACATGTGTACATATATCAGAAAATGCAGCACAAAGGAGCAAGGAATTTTTGCATGTCTTTGCTTATTTTACCCTTTAATTTTATTGTCTGTTGCCTGGCTTTCTGTTTTGTGTTTTCTCCTTTTCGTCGCTCCACTCGTCTATAAATTTCATCCGCACTTTCCCCGCCGCACCGGTTCAACGTTTGTGCCTCGTCTTTATGCCATGGCCGTAAATAGATTTTCCTTGTTATTGTTCGCAAAATGATTTAGGGAAAATTAGGTTTATGTAAATAATGAAAAAGGCGAAGAAGAAAACGAACTCTCGCTGCAGGCCAAAAAAGACGACCGCTTGGAAATATCCTTGGTGAGATGGCTTCTCGCCCGGCGTACATATGCGATCAATTTCGTGTGTTGGCAGGAAAAGCCGGAAGACGCATTTGAGtaattttgcaaaataaaaaaaggaaattccaatcgattgaatatatttcatttatgtatacatttaagctttaaagtgaaaatggaaaaaaattatgatttccAAACAATACGTTTGGAGCTATTGTCTAATTCAAAGATTTCTGTTTTAATAATTGCtgtgtgtattttatttactgCCCATTCGTGTATGAATAAGCTCTGTTTTTAATGTGTAATCAAtctgttaatttttttatttgcttattGTCCTTTATCAGCAGAGCAATTAGttttggaattttatttaaaaactgtGTTCACAATTTACGCCATTGTGCACTGCCACGCAGGCAgttttgcatatttattatttgtttattctAGGCTGCAGCCATAATTCATACTGACAGCCAATTAATCAGAAAAGGACATTCAATTAAGGCACAAAATCGtgttgacaaaaaaaagaaaatggcgTATGTATGGGACAAGCAGCAAAATATGTTCGCTTtgattattttcaaatttaatgcACCAACAAACCAGTTTTATGTAATCTATAAAGATTCGATAAGCGTTAAACTGCATAAATAATCACCTACTTTTTTAGATCAACATTATCCGCAACAATGGCGGCAAAAGGGCGAATGTAATAATGGTCGGTTTTGGggggcgtatacgtaacgGGCGTATAAAATCCAATGAGATTGGCCCTTGGCTTTGTCCCCGCCAAAGTGCGTTCTAATTAACTCGAAAGGCGCTCGCGAAAACACGCAAAAAAGTGCTTTAAAATATGTGCAAGtgtgtttacataaaaatgaAGTGGAAAAGCGTGTAAAACAGTGAAAAAGAAGCGGAGGGAGAGCCGGCGAAATATGCAAACGGCCGGAGAAAACTGTGCTGGGAAAGCCGGGGAaagacacaaaaaataaaaacacaaaaaactgTGTCAAACGTCAATGACTGCCCCACGTAGCGCCCcggcactgaaagaaaaacttttctaTTTCTGCAATAGAATTTCAAAGaaattcatttattatttgtgttttttttggtgcatTGTTGATGATGTTGTTGATGTTTCTGGATTTCCATGACGCGGCAAATTGTGCGAGTTAATGTTAATGCGCTGAATTAGCTTAGAATGGGCCACCACTAGCAAGTTTTGGTGCGGATTTACAgcaatgttttcattttagcATTTCTAATTGCCAAGCGACATGCTCAGAACTTTGTTGCTTTTGCCACACCATTCAAATAACTGAACACAATATGTAATTGCTATTTTCAGCTCTGGCCTATGTGGCCTATCTGGTCTGGGTTTTTTATTTGGCAGGTACTTATGTTTAAAGTTTTGTATACAAGTTTACTGATTAGAGTTGGCCTGATAGCGTAAAACACACATAAGCCCGGCAGTTTGTCTTAGTCAACCGTGAGTCAGATGTATCAGATACTACATCAGATACTTACAAGCCCCAATGGCATAATTAGAGAAACGTATGGGATTCTTTTATGCTTTTTATGAGATCACTCACTCCTCAGCGTAAGACCAGTCGACTGTGCGAGGGCAATCGTAAAAAGAATCTCATAAAAAGTATCTGAGACCAGTTGGGCTTTCGAACAATGCCTGTTCCAAAGACGGAAGCATCAAAGAAACCTTCGGTCTAGTTTCGAAATACATGTTACTATGCTTCCTCTCAACTACCTGGCAAACAAACTTGACTTACGGATTGTGTTTCTTGAAGAGCCATTTACTAACAGCCTAGCTAATTATTTACACCTGACTTGTGAGCACATTTTCGGATATAATTGTCGGCGATCAAGGTAATTTAGATGTGATATTCGCAGAGGCCGAACTTGCTATCTTCCAGGCGATAAGATAAGCTGCAGAGCTTTTGCAAGCTGTAGTTCGTCAGGTTTCTTTAATGTTTGCAGTTTTATAGTTTCTCGTACTAGCGGAATAATCTTTTCGCCCCTCTTTTCTAAAGTGCTTTCCCCCACaaacaaaatagaaaagaGCGGGCGATAAACTAAACCAGAGAGTGTGTTCGGTTCGGTTCTCACTCggttttataattaaacatGTGAGGTTAGGATAgcgtgaaaataaaaaaaaatggtaatcGGGCAAGGGTGCGCTGCTGGGCGAAGGCCCTTGGGGAATATCAATCATACGCACCTTTGAACCGATCTGATTGCCGCACTGGCCCGCCTGCAGATGCACGATTTCCCtcattttgcaattatttcAGAAGACTGGTCGGCTGAATTAGATTCAATATAGCAAAGTGACGCACTCACGCACTATCAGCACTAATCGGAGCAATCACAAATCACACACGTTCTCGGGGACGAATCGGCCGCGGGGGAAGAGTTGGAAGAATGCTTCGGAACCGGAACGGTACGATCGACAGGCGCTCGCTTCGAGAATCCAACGTGAACTGAAAGACCGCATAGCGACCCACTGGGCAAATAGTgctcactttttaaaaaaggggAGGGGGATTACTGGTTAGTGGGGCACTACAAAAAAGCGATAAAAGTTTGGAAATTTCACAATACAGCCGTCTAGTTAGGTTCATACAATTCGAGAGAgcacattataaaaataaaatcttttttatAGTTTCAGATACAAAACTATAGTTGAGGATAGTTAGGATCTCCAACGTTTTTAAtattctatttaaaaaaaaaaaaaattctatttttttaagtgcaaaGAGCGGCAAAGAGCAGAGGTTGAAAATTCTGCCGGCTAGCTGCAGAGCGGCAGGGAAACTCAGCAATACACGCTGATGATGAGATATTTTCACTagcagcgtgttttgttttctcTCGATTTTCCCCCTTTTTCTTCTGATTTCTTCTCataatacatatgtacatatatctgtatgtatttttttaattttctaccGCTTGCCGGCGCCAACGCTGCACTTTTTGCTCTCACCTTACGCTTGGTTGGGTGTGAGAGAAATACGCCCAAAGGGGGCCATATTGAGGAAAACAGAGAGAGCTGGGCTCTGAGAGAGAAGAACAGAAGATAGCACGTGAGTGGAAGGTGCAAAGAGCCAAACATTCTACATTCTACAAAGTATCTGAATCTTTTCATGTATCAAGAGGCGTAGATACGTAAagtaaaatgttaaaattttacaaaacatattttttgaagaactgagtatgaaataaaatgttatttacAACGGAAGTTAGTTTTATCTATTATGTTTTGGATCCTTTTTTGTTACAATATTTTATATGGatctattttagtttttaacaaattcgttttttaacaattatgataattgaattttatgaataataaatatgaatattttagttaaaattttggttgtatttttattagttGCCCATAAGGGCCATAGTATTTCTAATAAAGTCAGCATAGTAGCGTACGCTCATGTAAACATCGGGCTTCTTGCTTTGGCCGCACTCCCAGGTCCATGTGCTAACGCCGCACACCTCTTTCCGGAACATCAGCGGTCCGCCGGAGTCACCATCGCAGATGGTTCGTTTCTTAAAGGCACCAGCGCAGATAATATTCGGCGGCATGGCCCTTCCGATCCTACGTTCACATTCCTTCTTAGCCATAATAGGCACTTTTATGGTGCGGAGACTGTTCGTAGCACCTGAGGGTCGTCCATTCTTGCCCCAACCCGCTACGGTAACAAACTCATGCGGGAAAATTTGCGAGGAGCAGATCAAGGCATAGCCTATATATTTGCTTTTCATCGGGTATTGAACCTTTGCCACAGCAATGTCGCCGATGAAGTCCTTCTTGCTGAATTGAGGATGCTGTCGCACCTGGATAAGTTGGTTCTTCCTGGTCAATGTTCGTGAAATCACCTCATCCGATCTCCCGGCCACGGCGTGAAAGTCTTTCTGCAAACTGTTCTCGAAGCAATGAGCCGCGGTTATGAAATGTCGTGGTGACAGTAGAGTTCCCGTGCAAACCAGATTATCTTTTCTAAAAACTTGTACAGCAAAGCCGCCGAGTATTCCGTTTTTAATTTCCTCACCCCCGTAGATTCTGGGCTGTATCCTGGGAGCTGAAGTCTCGTCTATTTCGTTGAATGCTGTAAGGGAGCTGGGAGCTGAAGTGCCATTTTTTCTCATCCCAGTGTTTGTTGGAAAGGATGTTAAAAACAGCAACGAAGacagaaaaaaccaaattatttGCATTGTGTTGAAATTTCTTAAACAGTATAAGACTTAAGATGGCAAATACCTGAATACTTATTGCATTATAAATACAGAAATTGATTCGTTTCTTCAAATTCTACTGAGAGCGTAGATatctcatttaatttttctcatactttctttttttatattatgagACTTTCCGAGTTactattaaatatatgtatgtattattTCTATGAAGGAGATTACATtaattttactatttttacttatttttatttttttatgattcaTGAGTGACAAAATAGCGATATGATAAACCGCTCTGCGAAGTAAAAGGTAAAAGGATCGCCCAAGGAGATTACATtaattttactatttttacttatttaaatttttttatgattcATGAGTGACAAAATAGCGATATGATAAACCGCTCTGCGAAGTAAAAGGATCGCCCATTCTGATTTAGATTCAGACTGTTTTTCTAAACCAATAGAATACAGATTTGAGAAACACACAAATGGGAATTACATATAAAGTTTTTCTGATATCTGaaatatatctttaatatctcataaaaaaatataattatacttATTTTGAACCCTGCTCAATTTTGAAGGAATTTTTAGCGTGAAACTTTTAAAATGCATTGCTGAATTGTTACAGTAGTGTGTCTGAAATGTTTCacaaaatactttaaaatgtAAAGGCGGGCAATTATAATTTTCTGAAATGATTCTgcaataaaactacaaaagattttaatgaaaagATTCGGAAAAGGATTCTGCATGATTTCCCGCATGGTGGagtaattgtttttaaatgctTCAGAAATGTATCAAACAATTGCTTTGccaattgcaattttcatgtaatttttcataaaattgtttgaataaaataattacttaagaagaaaacaaacacatgtttaatttgtaatttttaattttattctgaaaattAAATCTGTGAAAAGTGCCCTAAAACAGAAAAGGAAAGTTTAGTCAGTGCTTAGTTTGTAACGAATCCTTATAGGAATtcaaacaaaaagtttttttacTGGCCAATGGGGTTGAGGCCGTGACAGCGGCGTCTTCAAGTCGATTACGCGCCAAGTTTTCTGTGTGAGTGGAAAATTTAACCCATTTCCTTTGAGGATTCCCATTGGTCTTTTTGTGAAATCGCGGCACGTTTTGTTGCCAGTACATTTGCGGTTATGTGCTTATTGCAACACACATACACTTCCATATGCACAGACAGAAGGatatttatgtgtgtgtgcgtgcggCTCTTGCCAAATTGtcgattttattatttgtgttTATATGATTTTTCAGCTGTTCTGCATTTTAAAGTGCGACTGTGTGCGAAGGGATAGAGGGAAATAGACATATAGGAGTAGAAAAGGACGGAAAGAGGGGGGCAGGAAGCCCAAAAAGATGCGAGGCGCGTCTTCAGCCTCATTTCTTATTATAATGTGAAAAATATCCTTTTACAAATTCAAAACGTTGAAATGTGCGATTTCTTTTGTTGCCGTTTTTAACTGCCATATATAGAGATTTCCCTCTGCCCgtatgtgcgtgtgtgtgtttgtttataTATGACCCGCGTGTATTGTTCCGGTTCTAAGGATATCCGGATCACGTCCGCTTTTTTCACACACGGAAATATTTTGCATGTAGTTTTCGGATCTACTACGCCAGCTCATCAAGATATCCATCATTCGGTATTGGAGTATTTGGCGCATCATTGGGTGGCAATTTCCTAACATTTTCGTCTGCTAACTCATCCTTGTCAATGATTGAAGAAGGCCCTATAAATTGGTATTTCAGTCAACTGGCGCAGCTCTCGATGGTACTCTGGTATTTGGCTTCAAAAAGGACTCCGAACAGGCACTTGAAATCCCAGAGTTTCCAATTTACCACAAAAAAGACCACAAACTTGAACTTTTTAACGGATTTAGAAATAGTGTTCTTgtataatgaatatttttaaagccttTGTTGTTCTTTGTAAATTTATACAttctaataatattttatattaccTGAACTGTTAATCTGGttacaaatatataaatattattttttcctcattgattaaaaaacataaagcgaattaagtttttctttattGATTTCAACGCCATGAACATTAGTAGCGCTACCCTTTTTTACCcagaaataaatacatttcgATTGCCTATTTGTTGATGTTTTTACAGCGTTTTTTGTGGacatcataaataaaaaaaagtaaatccAACTGCGGAAAAGCCATTGCAGCGTAGCTTTTATTAGTttagtttttgaaattaaacGTATTTGCATGTCAGGCTGTCACACACATGAATTtcgtttcaaataaaaaactttagCATTTTGCATCGAGCGATGGTGTGTGGGGGGCATGGTGTGTGTTTGGGGTGTGGCTGGTTGATGTATTTTTTGCAGTTGGGAAATGTTATAATATTGTTGCATGATGCCTTTGGTGTCTTTTGTCGACGGTTTGGTAatagttgttgttgatttGCTTGGCTTTTGcctgctgccactgccgaGTGTACAATTTAATTgctttttcggtttttgtttgCCCCAAACgtacatacatgtatgtacatcCATATATTCATGGTTGTATGTATTGGAATATGATGGAACTGGCTGTCGTCTAACAATTTTTAGAAATTGTGGAACCAAAAGAAAATCCAGTTGAAATTTCACGCCCCAGTCGAGCGGGAAAAAAAAGGGATGAGGCTGGGAGAGCTTCACGTCAGCTACAATATTTTGCTTTTAACTTAAAATCCAGAGTTTAATTGTCACTCGATTCAGATGTGTGTGCACACAAAGAAATAATCAAATTTGCTCCAAATTGTCAATATCAATAGTAGCTATCAGATAGATTTGTATCTTTCAATATTGACTAAATGGATATGAGAATATGCCTAttgggaaatattaaattaaatcgaATTTAATGCAAATATTCAT
The Drosophila bipectinata strain 14024-0381.07 chromosome 3R, DbipHiC1v2, whole genome shotgun sequence DNA segment above includes these coding regions:
- the LOC108127429 gene encoding seminase — protein: MRKNGTSAPSSLTAFNEIDETSAPRIQPRIYGGEEIKNGILGGFAVQVFRKDNLVCTGTLLSPRHFITAAHCFENSLQKDFHAVAGRSDEVISRTLTRKNQLIQVRQHPQFSKKDFIGDIAVAKVQYPMKSKYIGYALICSSQIFPHEFVTVAGWGKNGRPSGATNSLRTIKVPIMAKKECERRIGRAMPPNIICAGAFKKRTICDGDSGGPLMFRKEVCGVSTWTWECGQSKKPDVYMSVRYYADFIRNTMALMGN